The Podarcis muralis chromosome 14, rPodMur119.hap1.1, whole genome shotgun sequence nucleotide sequence ttacagacacttcaggttacagacgcttcaggttacagactccgctgacccagaaatagtacctcgggttaagaactttgcttcaggataagaacagaaatcgtgctccagctgcgcagcggcagcgggaggccccattagctaaagtggtgcttcaggttaagaacagtttcaggttacaaacagacctccggagcgaattaagttcttaaccctaggtaccactgtactttaaattgtaaaacagacaattcaataaaaattatatacaaacgTTCTCCAAAATCCacaagagacggtggaagaagactggaagaagtttaaggaatatttgaaaaaatatgttaatgttTAAactttagaatagctttggaagtggatataggctgtagggttagaagtagaagatagggtattttaaaatagtattatttgtaagtgataaaatgtgaagttattttaagtatgataaaaaagatggttagaaattatgatatatgtacggtaaactgctaaagatgaagtaaaatgaaaatcagataggtgggacttggggaagcccacttaacaatgtttagaaaaataaggatatgacaagaatttgtttgtattgtttgtcttttctgtctttgttttttatttgtgttataaaatgaataacaaAAGTTTGCGGGGGAAACCAAAATGCACATGTatcctgtgttttgttttaagataTCACTGTTGGTGCCGTATTTCTCAAACCAACTTCTCACTGATCGGGCTCCTTAAGGCGTTCCTCATTTGTCTCTTGTGTGAACAACTTGGCATAGTGTaaaggcacccctgtcttgtccCTGCCCCCTGGTGCATACACAGGCAGAAATGAACAGCTTCACTGCACCCATAGATATTGGGAGAAGCCGGCTCCGTTCCTGATGATGCTCTGTAGAACATCCGCtgtagaaagtcccaggttccattTGCAGTATtgccagtcggtgtagacaatattgagaaagatggacccaatggtctgacttcgaATAAGGCAGTTTCGTATGTTTATAGACAGGCTGGTCTAGTCTATGAACATTGATGCCACACTAAATGTGTTAGCTTTTGAAGTGCTGCAgacctatttattttttttttaaaggtacccTATTTGAATAGGGACGTGGGtagctctgtgggttaaaccacagagcctaggacttgccaatcagaaggtcagctgttcgaatccccgcgatggagtgagctcccgttgctcggtccctgctcctgccaacctagcagttcaaaagcacgtcaaagtgcaagtagataaataggtactgctctggcgggaaggtaaacggcatttccgtgcgctgctctggtttgccagaagcagcttagtcatgctggccacatgacccagaagctgtacgccggctccctcggccaataaagcgagatgagcgccacaaccccagagtcggtcacgactggacctaatggtcaggggtccctttacctttacctttaccttaccctattTGAATGCTGGTCCTTGGCATTATTCCcctgaaacaaataaacaagactTCCAAATATGAGTGGTGCATTTATTGCTGCATTTGTATCCTACATTGCCGTCAAGGAGAAGAAGGCAACTTGGATCGTATCCTAATCATTTGTCTTCTCAGCAAACCTGTAAGATGTAAAACAGAGAGTTGGTGACTGTCACAAGATAACCCAGTGAATTTCAGGGCTGAGTAGGGATTCAGACCTGCATTTCCCGGAATTTAATCCAGCGTTCTGACTAATTCAGCACACTGGTTTAAGCCACACACTCTGTCTAAACCATGTTTCCCCACctgcaatatttatatttattctgATTATCTTACATGACCGTTGTGGAAAATATTGAGATAATAGATGTGTAGAGAGCTTGAAACACTTCTAAAGTGCAATATAAGTGCtgagttttttaaaagttttttttttaataatctcAGTCGACACAGTTATACTGTGGGAGTGGATTTTGactgatttaatttaatttttctaGAATGAAGTTTCAATATCTTGGAGACCATCAACTGAGTTTCATGGAAACATGTAAGTAaagttgtacacacacacacatacacccaaaaTGAGCATATTTATTTAGGAGGTAAATTACTTGGGGAATAAGGTAAATCTCACCACTTTGGTCACATCTGCAGTACAATCCTATATATCCTGTGATCTTTTGATGAAAGGCAGTATCTATATTtaataaatcataaataaaaaaaattatatatgcctgttcagaaataagttccattggGGCCTATTGCCAAATAACTTGAGTATAGGATTGAATGGGCAGTTTCCATTCAGTTTTTATACATCTGAGTTCTCAAAtgtacgtttcccagcacaattcaaagtgttgctgctgacctttaaagccctaaacggcctcggcacAATaaacctgaagaagcatctccacctccatcgttctgcccggacactgaggtccagatccgaggaccttctggtggttcccccactgtgagaagccaagttacagggaaccaggcagaggagggccttctcggtagtggccctcccaccagatgtcaaggaaataagcaactgcctgacttttagaagacatctgaaggcagccctgtttagggaagtttttaatgactggttttatcgtgcttttaatattctgttgggagccgcccagagtggctggggaaacccagccagatttgggggggggggtaatgtaaatactactactactattatttccaGATTTTGAGTTTGTGATAAATTTTTGTTGCAGCTTTCTCTTTCAACCTGCAAGGTTGAGAGGTTGCGGTTTTCCACCAAGCAGAGCAGGCTTGCAAATAAGCCACATAAGTTACTAGCCTGCAGATTTTCTCCCCAGCCTCCCCACACAGCCTCCAACCAACTGGCagactaatttttaaaaatgccttctaCCAATTGGACTATGGGAAGAAGAGCAGGGTGACCTGTCTCTCCCCACCCTACGTCAACCCACTCTGTGTCCATCCTGGTTGTGGGGAGACTCCCATTTCTCCCCAGCTAGCATGGACACCGAGCGAGCTGGAGGAAAGAGGGATGGAGCAATCCATCTCTCCTCCACTAGCCCATACCTGTATGAAATTTGTAGTCACCTGTAAGGAGCAGGTGGAGTGTTAAGCACAAGGCCAAAGCAAAGTCATTGGCATGAATAATGTGTTTCCAATATACATGGCATTTGATTTGAGTTTATCATGTGGATGGGACATTGAAAAATCTTCAGTCTGGAATGCGATCCTATCATCTCTAGCACCAGAGGTCTGCCTACAGAGACCGAAATAAAATGAGGTCAATTTTTTACTTATTTGTTTATGTCTATATGTCCCTTTTGTTCTTCCTTCCCCTGAAAGATACAAAGCAGAAGGGATTATGCCTGCAAAACCGGAGGATGTCTTTAAATGTTTGAAACCAGAGACGGGTGGACTGCGAGAAAAATGGGATCCAAATGTGAAGGAGATTGAAGTCGTTGAAGAGATTAGCGAAGTAAGTATAACACAGTTGGACTGTGGCAACTGGTAAAGTGTAGCTGCTACATTTTGGCTCCATCTGCGCTTAACATTTAAAGTAGTCTCATTTCACTTTTAAACGGTCCCCCaaatcatgggaaatgtagtttgttaagggtgctgaaaggcGTTAGAGAACCTTATTTCCTTCACTGAGCCACATTTCCTatagtagtttaacaatcaatcgctcttcccagggaactctgggaactgcagcttccgGAGGGGAAtcagagtctcctaacaactcttggtgcccttaacaaactacaactcccaggattctctgggggaagctatAACTGTGTAAAGGAGTATGatacttctttaaatgtatggtgcagatgaagGCCGGGATGGGGTACCTGCAGTAGATAAACAAATACGCCCAAATATTACATCATAACCCTGGTTTGCGCTTTGTAGGATGTTTCCATAGTCAGAACTATAACACCGTCGGCTTTTATGAAGATCATCTCTCCGAGGGAGTTCATAGACGTCGTCCTGATTCAGCGGGATGAGGACGGAACCATCACATCTAATGGTAAGATGGCCAATGCCTAAATATATTGGCCCCCATAGGCTGGTGCCCATGTTAGTATGAGTACTCAATACCAGTGGCTGTGGGTATGGACTGGCAGCAACCTGAGGCAACCAGGAAATTCTCTTTCTGTGGTGCTTGACCTGTCATgcgccatcacacacacacacacacacacacacacacacacacaccatagctgtcaactgtcccttatttggcgggaaactcccttatcccagcgccgtgtcccgctgctgtcccttattgatgatgtcccttaaatttcccgggtttcaaaggaagcagctcctctccctccctccctgctggccagggaggagggaggctccaactgtgttgcttggctgcgttgctcacccaataaggagtctaagaacgactgggggatggagcttgcatgccttgtgccgatcaaattggccacgttgcctggggacttgcctttgctcacacacacacacaccacttcttAGATGTTGCTGCCATCAAGCAATGGTCTCACATGTGTGAACTGATGCTCTGAAATGCCAGTAGCCATTCAGTAACAGCACAGGTGAGAGACCCAGCAGTCTCATACGTAGCACAGAATGCAACACCCTGAAAATTTCAGTTTTGATCCCCAccaataaaaaaccaaaaaaatccTAGAAGCTGGCAACTAAGCAATTAACTGGCTATTTCAAATCAAtaacacacacaaccacacacacacaacacactggCCTACCCcctgctgcaaactttgtgctTCTTGCCACCTAGAAAGCTACCTTGCATCAAATGAGACCGTTGGTCCATTCTAGGGTGTGTActtttctacactgactgacagtgggaAATTATGGTCCTTGGgatgcatgccaagcagatgctctaccaaagAGTGGACTTTCCCCTAAAAATAAAGTAAGACTCTAGTCCTCATGGATAaagaaacataagaagctgcctcatTCTGAGCGAGATATTGCATTATAATGTTGCACCTCACCCTGACCTTAAAAGTGTTCCACTCTGTGAGGTTTCCAAGgggttgcgcatgcgcaagcagggCAAACCTCTCCCTGGCTGGCTGCTAATTCaaactttatctgtccggagagccactcacccgtggctgactcaatcgctggcagaatccgtgagtgggcgtttcttaaacttcttccagcaaagaagctccttgacgcccagtctccgccttccctctctgcgcgaaagccttctgcgcagggagggcgtgggcagcggaggaccccttccttccccgcttgtcccaggcaaggagtcgtgGGGCCGCCTCGCCACATCCGACTCCTGCACCCCCTCTCCACTGGAGCTGCAgttattctcttccccagaagatgggctgcttctcccgatccctggaggctctctataatccctctggcttttgctctctccctccggcactgatggcagttccctgacacactcCTCTTGCTGttttattacagttgtaccttggaagtcgaacggaatccgttccggaagtccgttctacttccaaaacgtttgaaaaccaaatcgcaGCTTCTGCAGCCGTTcagagctcctgcagccaatcagaacgttcgggttccaaaagaatgtttgcaaaccggaacaatcgcttccaggtttgcggcgttcgggagccaaaacgtccgagttccagggtgttgggaatccaaggtacaactgtatttctaCTATTATTATAAAATTGAAAAGGCTTTCTTTTCCCCAAAGCACTAAACGGACTTTATCTTGTGCATTATTTTCATATCTCTTCCTTGCAGCAACCAATGTGGAGCACCCGCTCTGCCAACTTCAACCAAGTTACGTGAGAGGCCTTAATTATCCCTGCGGCTGTTTCTGCATCCCGGCCCCAGGGTAAGATGGGTGGAAATGTTGTAGTACCACAAGCacgtacagcggtaccttggttctcaaacttaatccatttgggaagtccgttccaaaaccaaagcattacaaaaccaaggcacgctttcccatagaaagtaatgcaaaatggattaatccgttccagacttttaaaaacaacccctaaaagggcaatttaacatgaatgttACTATCTAACGAAACCATTGATctacaaaatgaaagcaataaacaatgtacttcagtcacacaatcaatcagtagctgaactgggttccacacagtcacaaaaacaaaacaataaagccacaaaaacgcaaaataaatagcaaaaacagacagacctcagtataacagtcaaaacagaagtgtggcactcaaactggaagcgtaacactcaaaacggagcacgttcggcttccaaaaaaagttcacaaaccggaacacttccgggtttgcaatgtttgggttccaagttgtttgagaaccaaggtaccactgtatatatatggtGCATATTGTTGGGTTCTTCTTTCATTGAGTGGGAGGAGTTGTTGCAAACTTTAGGGAAAGTTTTGCCCACCATCCAACTAGATGCTAAAGCCTCTAAAGGCCGATTTGATACAAGGAGACTGAATTTGCTGAGAGATGCAGTCAGCTTACTGCAGGTAAAAATGGCTGATTGCTCTGTGAGCAGCTTCTTCCTGGTTCATTTttgcaaaggcttctgggaggTTGGGGCCTTTGAAGCCAGAGTATCATAATGCCCTCTTATTTCCAATATATGCAGGCTTTGAGCACTGTTGCTGTATGGGGCTAAAACAGCACACACATCCCCAGAGTGGTTAagcaatcaatctctcttcctaaggaattctgggaattacAAGCAATTCTCTGTACCCTCAACAGGCCACAATccccaggattctctgagggaAGCCATTCCAGTTAAAATGGTATCATAATTAAAATGGTACCATAATTAAATTTATAATGCAACATGGGAGACATTGCCACATGCCCTGTTATTCTGATAATGGCCACATTAACATCATacaaaagcactgtgataccaatTTAAACAGgtgtggtttccccccaaagcattctgggagctgtagttttcaaagggtgctgagagttgtcaggagacttCTGTTCCTCCCAGAGAGCTACATTTTACAGAGTCATTTAACAACCAatctctcttcacagggaactcaggGAATTACAActatgtgaggggaataggggcctcctaacaactctgagcacccttaacgaactacagctcccagaattctttggggaaaccaTGACTTCATGAattggtatcatagtgcttcaaaTATCGGAAACCTTGGGCCACATGGGTGGGACTACAGGAATGGGCTCTCCTGCATCTTTGGCTAAAACTGGTGATTTCTGCTGACTTATTTGGggctttttggttttgtttctctcCCTACAGAGAGCCATGTAAGACGCAACTCCTCACTTTCTTCCAGACAGACctagccggcaaccttcctcaaACAGTTGTGGAGTCCTTCTTCCCAACCAGCTTGACCGGTTTTTACAGCAATCTGACCAAAGCAGTGTTGAAACTAGCGGcttaagcaattaaaaacaaacaaactccaatTGCACATGTGTGCGCACAGAATTCTGTGATTGCCCTCTGCAAGTAATGTGGGGATGTGGGATTCAAAACTGTGGCAGCTTTGGGGCATGAttgaaaaaaaaattaagcaattgCAAATCCCGTTGGTTTTTAGTTGGGAAAGATTTTTAACAGATGCCTTGACATCATCAGGGCTCGCCTTACAGTACTTTGGTATAATCCTGGGCTGGTGGGTATTGAGAGTCCCAACAGCATTTGGTGTGGGGAGgagaccacattggctacccctgtcctagttcttttgccattctttaataATTATGAGCTGTGGTTTTCCAGTACAGCGAAGGACCCCCTTTTGATTCCAGTTTTTTTAATCCTGGGCTGTCATGAGTCCCATCCCACTTTAAAACACCTCTGGAATCCCTgaacatatttgtgtgtgtgttctggagCCGCTACCACCTCTGCAGTGATGGCTTTGCTTGTCCAggcacctatacagtggtacctcgggttacagatgcttcaggttacagactccactaacccagaaatagtacctcgggttaagaactttgcttcaggatgagaacagaaatcgtgctccagtggcgtggcggcagcgggaggccccattagctaaagtggtaccacaggttaagaacagtttcaggttaagaacggacctccagaacgaattaagttcttaacccgaggtaccactgtatagactcaATGTCGTTCATTCTAATGATGCCTTTCCAATCCAAGCACCAAGGAGTCAGGTGCTGCTTGCATGACAAGGAAAACATGCTAGCAGGAAAAACTGTGGGTGGGGGTGGCTCTTGAAGGGAAACTATCTGCACACTTCTGCCCTAGGGTGAGAAGCACGTAACTTGTGATCGCCTGCCTATAAAGTCAGCTGCAATCGAGGTCGATAAGATCTGGGTAGCCTAGCAGCCTGAAGCAGAATCCCATGCGTGCTGCAATGCACACATGGAACTGTGGGAAAATATCCCTGCTCTCGTTTGCTTGACCAATGAAGGCAGTTCcaccccattgaactgaatggagaAGACCTTCGTACCCCTgtgccttcttcccttcctccttctgttttgcgttgttgggtttttttagattgtaagcctgcaggaAGGAACTGCCTTGTTTTTCATGGCTATGTGTAAGCAACTCTGGGAACCTTTGTACAAATGCTCTAGGTCAATAAAAACACACAGACACTTGGATCTGGCGTTAGGTCTACAAGGCCTTACAGTTTGTGGGCATCCTTAGCCATGCCACTGTAATCTTAGCACAAATTCTCCTTGCTGTGGATTTGCTCATATTCCCATTTACCAAGCAGCATTTAGGTAACAGTgtctgtggtggtggtgagagcaTCATACAAAAACCCACCTCTGCTGATAGAAAGCCAATGTATCGGGGAGAAAAGTTCTGGCTTAGCCTTCTCTCTAACACACTAGTCTTCTGTGTGCAGGGatatttttttgagagagagggagagaaagagaagcatttAAGCATGTGACCTCCTACCTGCACCATTTCACAGCCCCACCATGTGCGATTTGGTTCATTGCATAGCTCAAGCAATAAAACTCTTCTATCCTTTATGTTTTTATCGACCATaagatggttaaaggtaaagggtaaagggacccctgaccattaggtccagtcatggccgactctggggttgcggcactcatctcgctttattggccgagggagctggtgtacagcttccgggacatgtggccagcataactaagccacttctggcgaaccagagcagcgcacggaagcgccgtttaccttcccactggagtggtacctatttatctacttgcactttgttgtgctttcgaactgctaggttggcaggagcagggaccgagcaacaggagctcaccccgtcgcggggatttgaactgccgaccttctgatcggcaagccctaggctctgtggtttaacccacagcgccacccgcgtcccataagatGGTTAGTACCTTGTAAATTAATCATAATCATAGTCATAAAaatggtgcttttgaactgtcgCTGGTGTGTTTGTGTTGCGGCTGGAAAGCCATGGTACTTAGAGTGATCAGGCAAGTTCATTAAAGAGGGGTGGGTGGTAATTACAAGTAAACTTACAGAGAGTACAACAGTGATGATTTATTTGGTCAACATAGAACAGAGATGAAAGATGTTGCTAAATCAAGTGTCCCTGAGCCAGATATGCCCACAATCCATGCACGGCCCTTAAGTGATGAGGCCATGTGTTCCCGTCAGTGTTGCACCATGCGCCCACTTTCTACATCTTGCAGCAATAGAGGGTGGCTCGTGTCAAAACGTGCCACGTAGACTACACATGTGGTTCCCATCCATAATGGGGATCCATATGTCCAGAACCACTTCCATGCGCCACTCTTCCCTGCCAGATGTGGGTGCATGAGCAATGTGCTTCATCCACTCATTATGCAATCAAGACATGTTAATTCATCAGCGTCTGTTTCACCCCCAAGCTGATTTACAGGTTTTGGCTCTTGAGTTGCTTGTTAACAAAGCCTCCTTTTAATTAGTGTAACCCTCGCGGCAGCTGCTTTATTAATACTGGGACCACAACCAACCAAGCTTTTGACATACACCTCTTCTCAGTCCTGGCCAACTTTCTCTTCACTCGCAACGAACATCTGGTGCTGGGCACCTGGGTCTTTTGTGGCTTTTGAGTGATAAATGAAAGCTTTTTTGGTCATTGTTTAACATGGGCAGCAGTTCAGgctctgttctttccttttttaaaatcgcTGTCACTCCTCTCCATGGAGAGATGCCGTAGGTTTGCTGATGGAGTTTTTTCTCTTGATGACAGCATTAATTGGTCCATCGGGCAATGTCTTGATGATGTTCCAGGCTTCGAAACGAGTGAGCCCTTGCATCAGGGTTGTGTGCACCTGTAACAACTCGTCTCCAGGCTGAACTGTGGGGCTGTGTTCCAATGCCGCCCCTAAAAGAAGCAAAAGGAGTACAATAGACGGCTTATGAGAATATGGTACATGGGAAACAGTACAAACACATGGAGAACCAAGCCACCTCTTCCAATGAAGCCTTTGGCAGAACCAGTAGTTCTCATTCCTAACTGCAGGGATTGCCAACATAGTGACCTATACGTCTCATTGTACCACAATTCCCATTGTGCTTGAGACCattgggccagaggcaaaaatacaCATAAGAGACATTCTGCAAATGTTACCTGTGTAaaggtgtggcgtttgccctcctaggtgtgtggcatcatactgggttcataaggaaagggttaacttattgtaaaatgactaaccaatgggaaccccagggggcagagttaacagcgtataaggtttaagcacagagggcttttggaggagttagagttagggtggttgagaagacggTCTGGAGTTAGAAGAAACAGAGGGGATAAGTCTTTAGGTTGGGCTAGTccgatgtgagagagtgagagaatctgttaagaggagtcagtcaaacagttgatataatcagtcagaaggtattaggaaggtataggccagtaaagaaactaaagttaagatactgacaggaatattatctgagaaaccataaacttgttaatgtttgtaaaataaacttctttATTGGTTcgcttttaacaactgactggactcagtgttttacctgagagtaactgcttggtggcagcggggaagggAGCACAGTGgtggatcaatagaccgttaaacgtccggggaccctgtgtgatcgccactaAAGGTTGCAAACTCCAGCTTTTATTGGGCCAGAAATTCAGTGCAaagttatattttttttaatggagtgcaggacatctttgggagaagaaaaggctgaggagtaaaccctacacaactccagagtggagtccataagacggttggatggtgccttgtacacctccttccagcaacttctgcagccaagctggtgccaaatgtattactctccttttttttttaacctttaaagccctatacgacctaggaccctcgtacctacgagaccgcctctcctggtatgtcccacagaggtacttgcggtcttcaaacaaaaacatcctgaaggtcccaggccacagagaggttaggctggcctctactagagccagggctttttcggctgtggctccaatctggtggaacgctctgtcacaagagactagggccctgtgggacttgacatctttccgcagggcctgcaagacagagctgttccaccaggcctttggtcatggcacagcctgactccctcctttgccaatcttcacagaactttagcctaatggttgccatcaatttgatttgaattaattttatagtgaaatgattttagaatgttgtactattttattttgccaacaaaggtccgtatagttaaagccatggttttcccagtagtgatgtatggaagtgagagctggaccataaagaaggctgatcgccgaagaattgatgcttttgaattatggtgctggagaagactcaagagtcccatggactgcaagaagatcaaacgcatccattcttaaggaaatcagccctgagtgctcactggaaggacagatcctgaagctgaggctccagtactttggccacctcatgagaagagaagactccctggagaagacactgatgctgggaaagatggagggcacaaggagaagggggcgacagaggacgagatggttggatagtgttttcgaggttaccagcatgagtttgaccaaactgcgggaggtagtggaagacaggagtgcctggcgtgctctggtccatggggtcacgaagagttggacacgactaaacgactaaacaacaacaacaactattttattgttgttagccgccctgagcccatcttcggctggggagggcgggatataaataaaatttattattattattattattattattattattattattattattattattaatattatttcagTGTGGCTGAGAGGGGGATCTTGTCtaggcagcccaagacctccatacacactgcctaggcttttgccctggagaggtcacttcggtgctgcaaatgcagcaaaCCAGTGCAAGACCAGTtacgagttactggtctctgcagccacagcaggcgctgtgattctcttAAGACAGACGGTCCTAAATGTGTCATGTTTGGAAATAAACCTTTCTGCTCTCTAGGTAAAGAGTTTGATAGGGCACATTACCTTACATGTCAGGTCCTGCACAGTTCACTGAACTCCCTGAGGAAAGTACATGCTGAAGTCTGTTCTGTGCGTTTCCAAGTTAAATGAGTACATTTGTGCTGTTTGCTAGGGTCAGAGGGGTTTAATACATTCCTGGGTTGAGCCTCTATGCCAAGGGTGgataacctgtggccctgcagatgttggcaGGGCCATCATCCCCTACTGTTTGCTATCCTAGCTGAGACTGAAAaaccaacaatatctagagggccacaggttctccattcctcctctgcaaacTAAAGATCCCCTTTGTGAGCATCACAGTGTCTACAGtttgaccaggcctttggtcatggcacagcctgactccctcctttgccagtcttcacagaactttagcctaatggttgccatcaatttgatttgaattaattttatagtgaaatgattttagaatgatgtactattttattgttgttagccgccacttgcacccgggggtgctttcaaactgctaggttgacaggcgctgggaccgaataacgggagcgcaccccaccgcggggattcgaaccgccaaccatgcgatcagcaagtcctaggcgctgaggttttacccacagcgccacccgtgtccctttgctGCCATTACATACCTTTAAAAAGTCTGTTGACAATGATTGGCTTATCTCCGTTGATGGAGCCTTTCCCTCCTTCTAAACTGAAACCCAAACCTGCAGATGTCTTCTCCAGTATAACTGTGAAGATCAGGTCTTCAGATGCTGTGTGGAGAAGACAGAATATCGTCAGAGTTGGATGTGCTGTTTCGGATGGgctgaagctcagtggtagagagcgTGCGTCTCCAAGTACACCTGGGAAGAATCTGGCCCCAGC carries:
- the STARD5 gene encoding stAR-related lipid transfer protein 5; this translates as MDYREAASWAAERMQSYRKDCSGWRSCKRTNEVSISWRPSTEFHGNIYKAEGIMPAKPEDVFKCLKPETGGLREKWDPNVKEIEVVEEISEDVSIVRTITPSAFMKIISPREFIDVVLIQRDEDGTITSNATNVEHPLCQLQPSYVRGLNYPCGCFCIPAPGEPCKTQLLTFFQTDLAGNLPQTVVESFFPTSLTGFYSNLTKAVLKLAA